The genomic window CATGATTATATTTTTCACAGTGAAAAAAAACCGGAATAAATCTAAAAAACACCTAAAAGACACTTCAATGCTTCCTTTTTAAGCTTTAATAAATTTTCTTGCATCAAAAGTGAAATATATACTGTTATTTTTCGTTAAATTTTTACCTTTGGTGCGGTATTTGAAAATACTAAGAATAATTATTAAAAGACATGAAAAAATATATTATTGCCGCAGGTCTGATGATAGGAACAGGAGCGATATTATCCACGATTACTCATTCCTGCACATCTCTAGCCACCAGCGATTTAGGATTATCAATCATAAAAAACATTCTATTAAAGGGTATCGATAAAGGAGCCGGAATTTATGGTAACAGAGAGGCATTTCTTCAAAATAATCTCGTGGATAAGGCTTTACCAAAAGAATTGAGAGATATCAACTCAACCCTGGAGAAAATAGCTCCTTCCCTGGTAAAAAAAGAAAGAGAATATATTGCTGATGCTGCCGTATATACCGTAAACATCTCAAAACCCATCTTACAGAATGCAGTTCACACCTTAAATGCTCAGGATGTTACAAGAATTATTCAGGGAGAAAAAGGAACAGCCACTCTTATTTTAAAGGAAAAAACCTCTCAACAGCTTATTGCTGCCATTTCTCCAAAAGTAGAGGAAGAGCTTAATAAATACGGAATTGTAAAAACGATCAACACGGCTTTATCCGGAAGCAATCTGCTGGGAAGCCTTCTTGGTGGTAATAAAACCAGTGTCAATGCGGGCGGACTAAGCACATTAGCTTCGGAGCAACTGGTGAACGGAATGTTTAATATTATTGAGGATTACGAAGTACAAAACTCCAAATCCCTATTGGGACCACTTGGCAAATAGAAAAAAAATCGCTATATTTATATATAACTTTATAATTGCAGATGGATATATTACAAGGAAATCAACACGCAAGCCCGGAAGATTTTTATAAATCTTTGAAGGCTAAACTGGAAGATCACCACGATTTTCCGGAAGATTATTTATTCAAATTTATCATTCCTACAGATCAGGCGAAGCTTACAGAAATATACAAGGTTTTTGACGGTATCAAATTCACATTGGGAAACCGTGAAAGTAAAAACGGAAAGTACACAGCATGTAACATCAATGCATTTGTTTTAGATGCCGATCAGGTCGTTACGATCTATCAAGAAGTCTCAAAAATAGAAGGAGTAATCTTATTGTAATAAAAAAGTCAGCAATATTGCTGACTTTTCATTTTATATTATATTTCGATTATTTTTCAACGAAATTTTTCACATTTTCAATAGGTCTTCCCAATATTGCAGAAGAACCTTTGATTAAAATCGGTCGCTGAATCAGGGACGGGTTTTTAGACAAAACTTCAATCCAGGCTTCGTCAGAAAGCTGCTTCCCTGCAAAGTTATCCGTATACAATTTATCTGTTACACGAATAATGTAAGAAACATCCTTTCCAAGCTTCTTCAAAACCGTTTTTATCTCTAGAACACTTAGCGGATCTTTGATCATATCAATCATCTCAAACGGGATGTTATTTTGTACCAGATACTCTAATGCCGCATTCGATTTTGAACAATTTCCGTTGTGTAAAACTTTAATCATCTTTTTAATAATGTTTGGTAAATTGATGAACCTGTAAATAACAGCTCAACAACTCTGCAATTTAACAATTGATCTCTTAAAACAACCCGTTCAGTTCCGCTTCTATTTTTTCTAAAATAAAACCAAAATCTTCAGGTTTTTCAACAAAATCTAAATCATCAACTTCAATCACAAGAAGCTTCCCTTCCGTATAATTAGAAATCCATTTCTCGTATTTCTGATTAAGTTTCGACAGATATTCTATGCTGATTGAGGCTTCGTACTCTCTTCCTCTTTTATAAATTTTCTTTACCAGATTCGGAACATCGGATTTTAAATAAATCAATAAATCCGGAGCAGAAACAAACCCCTTCATCAGACTGAATACAGAAACGTAATTATTGAAGTCCCGGTCTGACAAAAGATTCATATCATTCAGATTTTCAGCAAAAATATGAGCATCTTCGTAGATCGTACGATCCTGAATAATATTTTTACCGCTTTCCCTGATTTCTTTTACCTGGCGAAATCTGCTTCCTAAAAAGTAGATCTGTAAGGCAAAACTCCATTTGCTCATATCGGCATAAAAATCTTCCAAATAAGGGTTATGATCCACATCTTCAAACTGAGCATCCCAACCGTAATGTTTGGACAGCATCGTGGTCAAAGTCGTTTTTCCGGCTCCAATATTTCCTGTAACTGCAATATGCATTTTTTGTATAGTATTAACTGATGATTATAAATTTTCCACACCAAGCGACTGAACTTCCGAAACTTCTTCTATGAGCTTAATTAAATCCGGCTGCTCTTTCTTTTCTTCAGATTCCTCAGAGTTTTTATTTTCTTTTTGCACTGGTTCAGGTTCCGTTTGATGTTTAGTTTCTTTGCTATTTTCCGGCGTGTAAAGATAAAGTTTGTTGGCTTTGATTTCAAAATATGCCAATGTGTTTTTATCCACAATTTGTGCATCTGGATCTTCAAAAATCTTAACCAATTCTTTATCTAAAATGTATTTGAAAATCGTATTTTTAGCCACAATCAGGATCATATCGTTTTCCCTTCGGAAGCGTTTTCCGTTTTCTACCTCGGCTTCAAAGAGTTTTTCAAATTTGAGCGTATATACCCTGAATTGTTTTTTAGTTAAAACATAGACCTTATTATCGTACACCAAAAGATCAATGAGATCGTCGAAATTAGCATCAAAAGGATAGGAATTGATCGTGGTTTCATTCCTGAAATTATATTGTAAAAGACGTTTTGTGCTTTCATCCATCAGCCAGATCTGCTGCAGGTCTTCTGCGTAAGCATATTTTATAAAGCTGAATTTTTGTTTGAAATCTACACGCTGTATTTCGTTCAGATTCTGATCTACAAATTTCAGCTCCTGAGCATTTTCAGAAAACAAAGCTACACTTAAAGGATTCTGAACATTCTGTGGCTTAAAAGGTACGGTAAGCATCATTTTCCCGATCTGCTTTCCGGTAGAGTCGTATTTTGTAAAACTGAAATCTTTGTTTTTATAAATGTACAGATTGCCGTAATCGTCAGCAAGCATGTCTCCGGCTTCCTTAAGTTTTAGGCTGTCTAAAGGAAGAATTTTCTGTGCAGATAATGAACAGAAGACGAAAAATAATATGATATGTAAAAACTTCACTCAGCTTTTTTAATACGGTCAATATACTGAAAATATCTAACTCAAAAAGATTGCCAAAGGTAATGGAATCCTTCTTAACATTTACTACTTTAAAACAATCATTTTATTTCAGTTTTTTATAGCAACTTCAAATATTTTTGACCAATTTTTGCCGGTAACCAGCATATTGTCTCCTTTAAAGGCTATTCCGTTCAGTACATGCTCCTCATTTCCCTCCATATTTTTTTCTGCAATTTCTGTAAAATCAAACTTACCAACAACTTCCCCGGTATTGGGATTAATTTTCAGAACTACAGGTTTAAACCAAACGTTGGAATAAATAAAACCGTTATGATATTCAAGTTCATTCAGTTTATCATAAATTTCTTTATTTCCGGCAACAGAAACGGTTTTCACCACTTTTGAAGGATCGTTCACATCCAGAAAATACAGATGATTTGAACCATCGGTCGCTACAAGATTTTTTCCGTCGTAGGTCAGTCCCCAACCTTCAGCAAGAGCGTTCGGTAAAGGGAATTCGGATAGCCTTTTAAATGTATTTTTATCATAAACAAATCCTAATCTGTTCTGATAAGTTAATTGATAAACTTTATCTCCTACAATTGCACAGCCTTCTGAGAAAATATTATTTGCCTGCTTTTCGGTTACAAGCGGTTTAGTTTCTCCCAATGTATATTTTATCAGCTGAGAAGAACCGGCAAGCCCGTCACTTTCATACACGGTAGTTCCTTCCAAAAGAAATCCTTCTATAAAGTTATTCGGATCATGAGGATATTCTGATACGATTTCATAGCCTATATTTTTCTCCAGAGCTTTAGTAAAAACATTGATGGTAGCATCCTGATTTAAAGTTTCCCCGTTTTTTGTTTTGATCACGAAAGTCACTTTAT from Chryseobacterium camelliae includes these protein-coding regions:
- a CDS encoding DUF4197 family protein, coding for MKKYIIAAGLMIGTGAILSTITHSCTSLATSDLGLSIIKNILLKGIDKGAGIYGNREAFLQNNLVDKALPKELRDINSTLEKIAPSLVKKEREYIADAAVYTVNISKPILQNAVHTLNAQDVTRIIQGEKGTATLILKEKTSQQLIAAISPKVEEELNKYGIVKTINTALSGSNLLGSLLGGNKTSVNAGGLSTLASEQLVNGMFNIIEDYEVQNSKSLLGPLGK
- a CDS encoding DUF493 family protein, which codes for MDILQGNQHASPEDFYKSLKAKLEDHHDFPEDYLFKFIIPTDQAKLTEIYKVFDGIKFTLGNRESKNGKYTACNINAFVLDADQVVTIYQEVSKIEGVILL
- a CDS encoding ArsC/Spx/MgsR family protein encodes the protein MIKVLHNGNCSKSNAALEYLVQNNIPFEMIDMIKDPLSVLEIKTVLKKLGKDVSYIIRVTDKLYTDNFAGKQLSDEAWIEVLSKNPSLIQRPILIKGSSAILGRPIENVKNFVEK
- a CDS encoding deoxynucleoside kinase — encoded protein: MHIAVTGNIGAGKTTLTTMLSKHYGWDAQFEDVDHNPYLEDFYADMSKWSFALQIYFLGSRFRQVKEIRESGKNIIQDRTIYEDAHIFAENLNDMNLLSDRDFNNYVSVFSLMKGFVSAPDLLIYLKSDVPNLVKKIYKRGREYEASISIEYLSKLNQKYEKWISNYTEGKLLVIEVDDLDFVEKPEDFGFILEKIEAELNGLF
- a CDS encoding glutaminyl-peptide cyclotransferase; protein product: MKRNLLVCLTSMIMLMSCNDKDKMLTSLKGYNDAMESKGYHFGDQLVLPKEITDHAETITISFGDKETSGLKIDPNFFALGDNKVTFVIKTKNGETLNQDATINVFTKALEKNIGYEIVSEYPHDPNNFIEGFLLEGTTVYESDGLAGSSQLIKYTLGETKPLVTEKQANNIFSEGCAIVGDKVYQLTYQNRLGFVYDKNTFKRLSEFPLPNALAEGWGLTYDGKNLVATDGSNHLYFLDVNDPSKVVKTVSVAGNKEIYDKLNELEYHNGFIYSNVWFKPVVLKINPNTGEVVGKFDFTEIAEKNMEGNEEHVLNGIAFKGDNMLVTGKNWSKIFEVAIKN